DNA sequence from the Hippoglossus stenolepis isolate QCI-W04-F060 chromosome 17, HSTE1.2, whole genome shotgun sequence genome:
CTTCCCACCACTGATGGACTCTTGCTCCCTCTGGTGTAAAGTGTGAAATTGTGTCCACCAGACTGGTGTCTTCACATGGTTTGATTAAAAGATTGGTCCAGAATGTGCAGCTGTTGGTCTCTCGGTTGTAAAGTCaagtgtatacacacatacctaagGAAACACTGTCTTCATAATGTCTTGCCAGTTGTACCCAAATGTTAATCAGTGGAATTCAGACTTTTAGTTCTGTGTTGTGATGATAACACCTAAGATTTAGTTTAGTATGACGCTTAATATTAGCAAAGTTCTCAAGGTCTTTTCCATCTTCTGAATCTTTTACAATTGTTTTCAAAATACATTCTGAGTCTATTCAATGCATAAACAATCATAAACGCACCGTTATGTCTAATATGAACCTTTTAGAGAAATGTAATTCATTGCCTACTTTTGTATTaacttattatatattttatttaaggAAATTAagttttgatctttttttattattgttttacatcTTATTTTCTATGGTACTgcgtgaagttagaaaacttagTGTTCATCCTTCatggtttatctgcaatgaagataaattgtttattttcattcagctatactgatgtattttctttacatcATAATCCCTTCGTTGTGATGCCCTTAAGTTTCCATTTTGTCCATGTTTTTGTGGTTATATGTTGAATAATTTGCTGAATATACTTATCTGCCCTCAGGCCCCATGTTTCAAATCCAAGTTCATCACTGCTGAGCTTGCTCGTCtgttcagtcagtcagacagcgAAGACGAATTTGAGGGTTTCCTcgaagacgaggaagaagaggatgaaggaCGTCGTTACAAACGGCTGAAGACCAAGGTATGAAATGGTTAAAGATCGTTCCATTATTTGATGATAATGTTTGATATTGCAGCCAAGGCATCTCTTTGGTTTTCTCTCAGATGGTGTATTCAGAGGAGGACAGCGATGTGGACACAGGCTTTTACTCTGATGGCGACGATGCTCCCCCACCAAAAAGAAGGAGTCTTTTAGTAGCCCTGAGGTGTGTTCACTGGTCTGCACGATAAACAACAGTATATAGCAAGTGCCCTCACAATTATACACAATTTCAATTTCTGAATGAATAACTTGTGAAATATCGATGAAATAGTGTTTGTGATTTGGCAAAGCAATGTTAAATGGGTATAACTTGTGTTTATTCAGTATTAATCCTGTGGTCCAATTTCACAAGGGAAtgtattacctccaccatggaggttgttttcatctgtgtttgtttgttaggtACTTTGCAGGATCAtgaaaaaactactcaacagatttctATAAAATTGTGTGGTAGAGAGAGGATATGATCTAAGGAAGAACCTattaaactttggtgcagatccaagattctttatttccacattttcattgatatctcagagaataattcatggatcttgatgaagagaataagacatgtttaggggactgatatgtatgagtttgtgcaagtagtcgcagatccaaataaaaatccacatctacttaatttaaatgtggttccataaggggactgttgagcctgtACCTGTTTCATGAAAATTGTGTTGATTCTCCCGAGACTGAAAAAGGATCCTTCTTTCATCTCGTTTTCAGGTTTCCCGTGAAAAGACTGTCGGCTCCCAAACAGGAGGCGAACAAAGACAGTCCTTCTCCGCCGAGAACCAGAGGAAGGCAGAGGATGAAGCAGAAGCAACACAAAGATGCAGAGGAGGAACAGctggaggacgaagaggaggacgaagaggaggaggaggaaaaagaggaggtcCTGTCTCAGAGTCTTAGAAAACGAGAGAAGAACATTCAGGAGAACAAGGCCATGGTGATTAACCATCACAATATTTTGTATGAATTCTCCATATTCAGACAAACTTTGTGATCCGGATATTTAAAATATCCCAGTCCCTCGTTTGTCAGATGTCCTTGactcagtttttctttgttgtcgTCTTTCAGCTGTCTAAACTGTTTGCTGATTTGACCACCATGGCTGACCTGACTCTGCCCACCACCCTTCAAGTGAGTATACACACTAGCACCAATTTCCCTCAAACTTGCATTGAGGTTTTTTTATACTCTAAGTCAGTAATGGGGTTGCTACAGTTTTTTGTCCTGCTCTAAATTGCAAAcacttgtcttttatttctgcagaagaagaagaggcaagCGACACCACGGAAACGCAAGTTCGAACCAGAGATGGGGTCAGAAAGGAGGAACCCTTCCCGTAAGGCTCGTCCGCCTGAGAACTTTGGGGTGGAGGAAAAGAGCGCGCCGGTCACCCACAGGAGCCCCAGGACTGTAGACATCAGGAGACTGGTGGAGGTACGTCATGCAACACAACCTGTTTAGAAGAATCTTCAGTGAAGTACGTACATTTGTGCACTTAAGAGTCCGCTGtttcaaaaaacaaattataCTCAGAAGAAAGTGCAATTTAGATTTTACACAACACTTTGTATTGAAACCTTACTggctacatgtttgtgttctctCAGTTGTATCTCTGTATTGTGACTCGACAGGTGGACGAGGAACATGCTGGAGAGGGtcggaaaaaaaagaggagcggTGGTTCAAGGAAGAGTCAGTTTGTGGTGAGGTCAGTGGACGACATCACAGAGGAAGACCTGGACAACATAGCATACCGCAGCAAGGACAAGATCTGGGACAAAGACCATGTGAGTCACATCAGGACTGTGCCACTTCACTGCTGTTAGTCAGGGTTGTAATTTCAGGCATCAGGGTTAGTGTATTCattcactgtatgtgtgtgtgtttttttcttcagggCAGCTCATGTCACCAGTGCAGACAGAAGACTCTGGACACCAAGACAGTGTGTCGCAGTGGTTTCTGTGTGGGGGCCAAAGGTCAGTTCTGTGGGCCGTGCTTGAAGAACCGCTACGGAGAGGACGTAAGCACTGTGCTGCTCGACCCGGTCAGTGCTAAAACTtgcatattaaatatttaattttccaTGTCTCACACTGTGGGTTTGGTGAACTTGAAGTCTTCTGAGACTCTAATCAGAAGACGAGAGTGTCCGCACTTCAGTTGATGATACCTGGGACAAGTTTGTGTGGGGGACATTTCACCACTTGTCCAGCACCTAGTGTTTGTCAAGTTTGGATGTGCATGCTTTTGTATACTTTCTGATCTTCTGGGACTGAAACTTTGATTTTCCAAAGCATTATTAGTTACAGAttaataaactgttttatttgcttGTTAGTAATAAACTTCCATTGTTCAATTCTTTCTTGTTTTGAATTTTATCTCTTTTACAAAAAGTTATCATACATAATAAGTGGTCAGGAGCCACGCTGACGAGCTTAATTTTGCCCACTAAAACAATGTCAATGTGTCTTGACCTACATTTTTACCATGGATGTCTCAAATACAACATGGACAACATGGACTCGCTTGTGTAGAGTCAGAACGTGCTTATTCACCTGCATTAAATTTGGAGCATTCATTTCCAGACGTGGTCGTGTCCCCTCTGCCGAGGGATGTGCAACTGCAGCCTGTGTCGTAAGAAGGAAGGCCGCTGCGCTACCGGCATCCTGGTGGGATTGGCTCGCTACAACGGCCACGGCAATGTCCATGAGTATCTGGAGAGGTGGGTCTCCTCATTCTCACTGTACGGCTTAATGTTCCAGGCTGGAAGCCCCTCAAACTAAAGTTGGTAAAATTAAGTTTTCTGACAGCAGATACCAatcttgtcttgttttttttctccatctcagTATTCAGaaagagctgcagtgaagtCCAGAGTGATGAGCAGTGAGGAGAACCAGCTGTGACCTGGAGGAGGCTGTGGTGCTGCACAGTACTGTAGAACCTATTACAACGCACATCTGTAGGTTTAGATCATCTTACTAGAGAAACGACAGCtaaaagacatttgtttttctcatgtcaCTTTCTAAGGCACATACACTGTtaatatgttttataaatgttttatataaccTGAGTTAAGGCTGCATTAGATGCAGGAGAGATTTTATTGTTCTGAAGCCAGTTGTTAGTTTTGAGTTGTACATGTTCTTTGGAATGTTTTGACCCTTGATTTTTAGTTGAGAGGTTAATTTCTGTTCTGATCTTAAACATAGCCTTTTGTACCTGCTATTTTTCAAAAAGTCGTACAGTTTCCTTGTCATTCCACTGTACATTTGAATAAAGAATGGCATTATCTAACCGATTTGCCATGTTTATGTAACTCTATCCATGTAGGCTTTTATCTGGTGAATACTTGTTTCAGCTCTCACACTAAAGCGTGACTTGGGCCTCATTTCTCCGTCCGACCCAACGAGAACCTGAGCGAGTTGTGTCCGACTCAAGCCCGAGAGGTATTAGAGTTATTCTGTCCGAATTCTTGTTGACATGGTTACAGCCGGCAACGTTCATAAGAAGACTGAGCACCTTGTAAATGGCCATAAAAAATATTTgctttgacatttatttttaagctATTGCCCACAAGTCACAAGCTAAGAAGTTGAAGCACGATGTTAAGTCGCTCTCTATCTCACACGTCTTTAAAGCAGGAAAAATCAATCCTGACACCTTTTGATTGCTGCACCATAGTTTCTTGATTGGGCTGCAGCAGGGGAGCATGCATACGATGGGGCAGCTTATTTTGTGTGGGTCTCTGGCTGTTATGTATCTGGTCAGCTTTCCCAGCTTGTTAGGTCAGATCTGAGTCAAATGGCGCCTGAGGCTGGGAACCAGTCGGCTGATGACCAGGTACCTAAGGGTACCTAAGGGTCGCAGCACCGTCAGAGGTCACCCTGAGGTCATTGATACTTTACGAGGCATCAGTTCCGGGTAATGTGTGTGAGGAATAGAAACGTATATTACACCTTTTCATCAGTGATTAGACACTGTCAAAAAGGAAGTGGCCCATCAAGTCTATGGTCTTACGTTGCACACTCATTactaatgtgagtgtgtgaacacTGTTGTGATCCAAAAATCTACAGACATCTTATAATCTTTTAtacattataaattaaaatatctgTATTCATAAATCTGGTGTCATTTCACATCCAATGAGATTAAAACACTCGAGTGAAAACTTCAAAAATCCATGTTCTGATATTTAGAGAGTTCATTCCATTCCCTTCTTACCTCCACAAACACCTGAGGGTGCAGAGAGAGGTTGtagatgtctgtgtttttgaagTGCTTCAAAGGGGTGAGAGATGTCAGGCGTACGTGAGCTGCTTACAATGTGATGCTTTTTGTAGCCCGACAGTCAGTGACCTGCCGGTGAACTCTCTCAGGTCAGTTTGGCTGTACCTCGGGTACACTTAATGTTCAGTGGTTCATGTTTTCTGAGGTAGACTGTGTATTCGCTCAGTGTTCCTCCATACAAATTGAAACAACAATCAGTAATAGATAGGTCCTGGAACTGAATGGTCACAGGTTCGATTCTTCCAGCATCAACTTCCATCAATGGAGCAGCAGTTGCTTCCAAAGGAAAAACAGATACTtcaatttaacagttttaatcaCTTTATTGTCAAGTGTTATGCAGGCAAAgcatttttttctgcttcaagttgggttttttcttatttttttattgacatAACACGTTTGTACAAACcagttttaaaaatatcaataaactgGAGCCTTTGAGGCTAACCTGGCAAAAAACTCATTATCAAATGTCATGGAGACG
Encoded proteins:
- the cdca7b gene encoding cell division cycle-associated 7-like protein; its protein translation is MTLTSKAPCFKSKFITAELARLFSQSDSEDEFEGFLEDEEEEDEGRRYKRLKTKMVYSEEDSDVDTGFYSDGDDAPPPKRRSLLVALRFPVKRLSAPKQEANKDSPSPPRTRGRQRMKQKQHKDAEEEQLEDEEEDEEEEEEKEEVLSQSLRKREKNIQENKAMLSKLFADLTTMADLTLPTTLQKKKRQATPRKRKFEPEMGSERRNPSRKARPPENFGVEEKSAPVTHRSPRTVDIRRLVEVDEEHAGEGRKKKRSGGSRKSQFVVRSVDDITEEDLDNIAYRSKDKIWDKDHGSSCHQCRQKTLDTKTVCRSGFCVGAKGQFCGPCLKNRYGEDVSTVLLDPTWSCPLCRGMCNCSLCRKKEGRCATGILVGLARYNGHGNVHEYLESIQKELQ